The Sinomicrobium kalidii genome contains a region encoding:
- a CDS encoding MotA/TolQ/ExbB proton channel family protein: protein MMLFQDVARNVAEEALSEEKTLSVADLIISGGPGSIIIVLILFVLLFVALYIYFERMFAIKAASRIDKNFMNQIRDHVSNGKLEAGKNLCEQTDSPVARLIEKGISRVGKPLEDINKAIENAGTLEVYKLEKNVSILATVAGAAPMIGFLGTVIGMIIAFHEMASSGGQAEIGALASGIYTAMTTTVAGLIVGIIAYIGYNHLVVRTDKVVHQMEANAVEFLDLLNEPT from the coding sequence ATGATGCTATTTCAAGACGTTGCCCGGAATGTAGCCGAAGAAGCACTTTCTGAGGAAAAGACCTTGTCTGTTGCCGACCTCATTATCAGCGGGGGTCCCGGAAGTATTATAATAGTTTTGATCCTGTTCGTTTTGCTCTTTGTGGCCCTTTATATTTATTTTGAACGGATGTTTGCCATAAAAGCGGCATCCCGGATTGATAAAAACTTCATGAACCAGATCAGGGATCATGTAAGTAACGGCAAGCTGGAAGCCGGGAAAAACCTGTGCGAACAGACCGATTCTCCCGTTGCAAGACTCATAGAAAAAGGGATTTCGAGAGTAGGCAAACCCCTGGAAGACATCAACAAGGCCATAGAAAATGCCGGCACGCTTGAAGTGTATAAACTGGAAAAGAACGTGAGCATCCTGGCCACTGTGGCAGGAGCAGCACCCATGATCGGTTTTCTGGGAACCGTAATAGGGATGATCATAGCATTCCACGAAATGGCCAGCAGCGGCGGACAAGCGGAAATCGGCGCCCTGGCATCAGGCATCTACACGGCCATGACCACTACGGTAGCAGGACTGATAGTAGGTATTATTGCTTACATAGGCTATAACCACCTGGTGGTGCGTACTGATAAGGTAGTTCACCAAATGGAAGCCAATGCCGTGGAATTCCTTGACCTGTTAAACGAACCGACATAG